A genomic stretch from Mya arenaria isolate MELC-2E11 chromosome 10, ASM2691426v1 includes:
- the LOC128205511 gene encoding uncharacterized protein LOC128205511 has product MSKSLPVLALFLTLMGGVFIVIGLATPNWITRNSGQFHQGLWKYCANNNPCLKLERGPDFAGWLQAVRVLDILGFLSLLVGLILLVNYVRQDEGPQSLYRIRNIIAFCVVSFCFTMSGIFLYAAKKNQGFFGGRHDPNEYDFGWSFILTAVGGVLMFGNAVILVIQLRKNTELGTYESI; this is encoded by the exons ATGTCTAAATCGTTACCTGTGTTAGCCTTATTTTTAACGTTGATGGGCGGAGTATTCATCGTGATTGGTTTAGCTACGCCTAATTGGATAACCCGGAATTCTGGGCAGTTCCACCAGGGCCTCTGGAAGTATTGTGCCAATAACAACCCCTGCTTGAAGCTTGAGAGGGGACCAG ATTTTGCAGGGTGGCTACAGGCGGTCCGTGTGTTAGACATTCTCGGTTTTCTCAGTTTACTGGTTGGCCTCATTCTGTTGGTAAACTACGTGAGACAAGATGAAGGCCCACAGAGTCTCTACAGAATCCGAAACATTATTGCCTTCTGTGTTGTGTCTT TTTGTTTCACCATGTCCGGCATATTTCTATATGCTGCAAAGAAAAACCAGGGCTTCTTCGGAGGTCGGCATGATCCGAACGAGTACGAttttggatggtcctttattcTTACGGCTGTTGGAGGAGTGCTCATGTTCGGAAATGCTGTGATTCTGGTGATTCAGCTTCGCAAAAATACAGAACTAGGAACGTACGAGTCCATCTGA